The Bdellovibrio sp. GT3 genome contains the following window.
CTACGGAAAAATCTATGTGGGCCTGATTGGTCTTCTTTATTTTTTCGTGATGCTGTCCGGTTTTTTCATCTACGGAAATTTCGCAAAAAAAGTTGCATTCGGAGAAGTGCGCATCAAATCCCCACGTCATTGGTTTTCGGATTTGCATCGCTATATCGGGATGGGTGTTTTTGCCTGGGGTTTGATTATCGGTGCAACTGGATTCCTGCTGGGTATCAGTTCATCGTTGATCAAGTTCTATCAATATCAAGAATTGAAACAAATCACTTTGCAGTACAAAGACGTTCACGGTGACAACGATCATGTTCATAACATGTCTGTGTTGGACAACGTCATTAAAACGGCAGAGACGTCTCTCCCGAACTCCAAAGTGGACTATATCGCTGTGCCAGACACGCAGTTTGCGCCACCCAATCACTTTTTGGTGGTGATGGTTGGAAACACTCCAAAAACAGAGCGTATGACCCAATTGGTGGTGGTGGATGCCGCGACGGGCCTGCAAGGTGAAGTGCGTGAGCTTCCTTGGTATATGGAAATCACGCTGGCATCGGAGCCCCTGCATTTCGGCAATTACGGCGGACTTTTCCTGAAAATCGTATGGTTGGGATTCTCGATCTTCTCTCTGTTGCTGCCTGTGTTTGGTCTGGTTATCTGGTACAAACGCAAGAAAGCAAAACCTGCGGGAGCGGGTGTGACCATGGAAACGCGCAAGCTTTCAGAACATGCACTGTTTAAAAGTCGCTTTGCGATCCCGGTAATCCTGTTTGCCGTGACTTCTTTTATGATTATTGGCGCCTACATTTTTGGTGGCATGTTTGCCACCGTCTCTGGTGTGGTGCTTTTGATTCCTCTATATATTTGTGCCCAGATTCTTATTAAAGGTCGCAGGGGGCGTGATTGAATCTGGCTCTCCTTGCAAACCTTAACACCATCACTTTCAGTGCGTTGCAGATATTGCTGTTCACGCTTCTGCCTTATTTGGCAGAGGCGATGCATGTCAGTCTGTCGCTGGTTGTTGCGGTGTTCAGTGCAGGGTCGTTTTTGTTTTTATGGTCCTCTCCTTATTGGGCGGCAAAAAGCGACATTGCCGGCCGTCAGCCTATTTTGCTTGCGGGTATTCTGGGGTTGGGAGTTTCCACATTGATGTTGTGGTCCCTGACTCAATGGGGTGAAAAATGGGGAGCCACGGCGGTTGTGGTGATTTTAGTTCTAAGCCGCGTGATCTATGGACTGCTGGCTTCGGCGGTGGTCCCAGTTGCGCAGGCGTTGCAGGTGGATTTATCAGAATCCAGCTCCGGCTCTGCCATGAAGGCGATGATTTCCAATTCCATGAGCCTGAACATTGGCCGCTCCCTGGGGCCTATTTATGTTTTGCTTAGTGGCGGTCAGAATATGGACCGCGTCCTGGTGGGATTCATATTCTGGATTCTGCTTTTGGCGGGTATCAATGTTTGGGCGCTGGGAATCAAAGCGCCGCAAATGAAAACGGCGCCAGCCAAAGAGCAGGGATTCCAGGCATGGGGAATGGCCTTCAATCGAATGCGCTGGGTGTTTTTGTTGGCAGTGCTGTTCACAAGCTTTATCGGCATTCTGAATTCCTCTTTGGCAGTGATTCTAAAGAACAGCTTCTCTTTAAGCAGTCAGGATTCAGGTCTGTTGATGGCGAAACTTCTATTGGTTAGCGCAGTGATTGCGGTTGCGACTCAATTCATGGGTCGAATGTTTTTTAAGAATCCCTGGCAGGGAGCCCTGGTATTGGGCGTTCTGACTTTATTGGTGGGATCCGTGCTGTTGCTGGTGATGAATATGCAGTCGCATTTGTGGGCGGCCATTTTCTTTTTGTCGGTGGGAATTGCCCTGGTGCCGCCATGCTATCTGACTTTGATGACGACTGTGGATTCAGCTCATCTGGGTTTGGGGCGCAAAGCGGGCCTGGTCAGCGCCGCCAACACCATCGGTTATGCCGTTGGCGGCTCCCTGGCCGCAATCACTTTGAAGGCTCAGGCATTTTCGCTCGAGTCGCTCATGGTGTTTTTGGTTTTATTAATGATGTTGAGCATTGCGATCTTATATCGTCAGCGTTTTTCAGCTGCGGTGGAGACATAATATGAACTTGCGTGAACTTTCACTTCGACATTCGGCTTCGTGTTTTTTCAATTCCCTTTTCAGAGAATGGTTTGATTATGCAATTCAATCCTCGCCGAATCAGATTGCGATTGAGACGGGCTGCAAAGAGTCTCTGACCGTAAAATTGACCAACGGAGACGAACTGTATTTGCCACTGACCCGCAACTCCCTGATGGGCCGCCATCAATACTCTTCCACCTTCTATGTGCATAGTGCCGGTATTCTGAAGGCCACTGATTTTTTGACGGTGGCGGAAGTTTTGGTCAAGCATCTGACAGCGGTTTTTCCAAACAGCACCGGCAACGATGCGGTTTTTATGGATCGCTTGAATAACAGTGTGGAAAATATCGAGCTGGCATTGGGTCATCGCAAGGCAGACTTGCAGTCCATTTACGAGCGTCCTATGAATTTTCAGCAAGCGGAACAGGGTTTGATGATCGGCCATAACTTTCACCCTTATCCAAAAATGCGTGAAGGTTTTGACGAGGCCGACTATCGCCAGTACTCACCGGAAATGGCCGGGCAGTTCACTTTGCATTGGTTCCTGGCCAAGCCTGAAACGGTCGTTAACGAAAAAGCCCAAAAGTTCCAGATTGAACAATGGACTTTGGATGCCTTTTTGAAAGACTATTCCAGTTCTGAAGTGGCGATGGCAAAATTGAAAGCCGGCTATATCCCATTCCCGGTGCATCCCTGGCAAAAGCAGCACTTACTGAAAAATCCGGTTGTTCAGAATTATCTGAAAGAGGGATCGCTATTGGATCTGGGAGCGGCTGAAAAGCCCTGGTTCCCGACGACATCATTGCGATCCATTTATGCGTCTCACTCGCCATTTATGATGAAGTTTTCTTTGACCTTGCGACTTACCAATTCCATTCGTCATTTGACAGCGGTGGAGGTCGTGCGTGGGTTACAGGTTTATGACGTTTTCATGACCTCCAAAGCCCAGGAGTTTTCGCGCAAACAGCCTCAGTTCCAAGTGGTTTTTGAACCGGCATTCATGGCACTCAAGGATCCGTCAGGTGAAATTTTGACGGAATCCATCGTCGTCTGCCGCGAAAATCCATTCACGGAAAGCAATCGCGAAGAAGCCGTGGTGCTTTCAACATTGGCGCAGGACAACCCGCTGGGTGGCGAAAACCTGATCCAAAAGTCCATTCGCAAGGAATCTGAAAAGACGGGTCGTCCGTTAAGTGAAATTTCAGAACAATGGTTTGCGCGTTACCTGGAAGTGGCCGTGAAACCTTTGGTATTAGCTCAGGCCAATTATGGAATCTTATTGGGTGCTCATCAGCAAAATCTGATTTTAAGCCTGAAGGCTAACTTTCCTGAAAAAGCTTACTTTCGCGATTGTCAGGGCACGGGGTACAGCCATTTTGGTTTCTCTTTGTATGGCAAAGATGTGGCCAGTCTGAAAATGGAGAACGGAAATATCCTGGATGATAAAGGGAATATTCTGTTTGCCTACTATTTGATGATCAACTCCACGTTCAATGTGATAGCAGCCATTGCTGCCGATCATTGGGTGCGTGAAGAAGACCTGGTGCGCGACTTGCGCCAGTTCCTGATGTCCATTCGTGACACGAATCCACAGGATCATTCCTGCTTGAACTACCTTTTGGATCAGGCGGAGATTTGGCACAAAGGAAACTTCACCTGCAGTTTGCAGAATATGAATGAAAATACCGCGACAAACCCATTGTCGATTTACAACCTGATTAAAAACCCGATCGCAGCTGTTGCGGTCAAGGCTTAGGACGTATTATGAGCAAACAAACTTACTTGCATGTTCAAGAAGGCACTCAATACCAGGCGGAAGTCGCTGGCAGTGTTTTGACGGTGACAGCAAATGAAACCGTTCAATTTCACCTTGAAGAACAAACTGACAAAGCCCAGTTGATCACGCGGGAAAACGCCGCTTCTGGTTCAGTTATGGTGGCGATGGAGCATCTGTTTGGACTGAAGCCAGAGTTGAAATCCATTTCTGTGAATCAAACAACAACTCTGCGTCAGGATTTCTTCCAGAACCCATCCTTGTGGTGTGCTTTTGGAAAACAGTCCGTGGCTCCTGAACAATGGATGCACACGGGGCAAGTGTATCACCCGGTGCGTCCTCAACCTCGTCCAGGGGATTTGCTCTATTCGCGTTTTGTTCCAAGCATCGGTAAAACAGTCAGCTTCCGTGTGGTTGATGTGGAGCGCGATCTTCAAACTTTCCACTTCTGGCACAATCAGCCCTATGTTGCAGAGTTCTGGGAGCTAGCGAAACCGGATTTTGAACTTAAAGAGTATCTTGAAAAAGGTCTGGTGGATTTGCACTCGATTCCAACATTTGTGGAATTTGATGGCGTGCCAGTGGGATATTTTGAAATGTATTGGACATTGGAAGATCGCTTGGGTCCTTACTATGAATCAGAAGCGTTTGATCGTGGTTTCCATTTGTTGATCGGAAACAAAGAGTATTTGGGTTTTAACAACACCGACGCGATTTTGAAATCCGCAAGTCACTACTTGTTCCTGGAAGAGCCGCGCACTCGTAAAATCATGGCGGAACCGCGCTCAGACAATCAACGTATCATCCGTTATGTCGAGACATTCCCGGCTTGGAGAAAAGTGAAGGAATTTGATTTCCCTCATAAGCGTGCGGCTTTGCTTGAATGCCGTCGTGAAAAATTCTTTATGGGGAATTTCCTGTGAATCTGACAGCGAACACACTTCATTCAGGATCCGCATGGGTGCGGGTGAATCAGAACCTGGTGGCTAAAAGCCTGCAGGAGCTGAGCTATGAACAGGTTCTGAAAGCCGTCACTTTGGACGGTCAGAACTTTGTGTTCGTTTTGCAAAATGGAATTGAATACCACTGTCAGGGCTGGCAGGGGATTTGGACAGACATAAAAGTTCAGGCGGACTCCATTGTTCGCGTGGTTGATGGAATCAAAATGCCGGTGAAAAGTGCCGGTCAGTTTTTTATCGACTGCCAAAAAGAGACAGGCATGGATGACATCATTCTGGGAAATTTTCTGGAAGAGATGCATAACACTTTGTTCTCGGATTTGCGTATTGAACAAAAACAGGCGGAACAAACCTCTGCAGAAATGACCCAATGGACTGGTCTTAAGATTCAGTCCATTTTAAATGGCCATCCCAAGTTATTGTTGAACAAGGGGCGCATCACTTGGAGTGAAGGGGACCTTGCGGAGTTTGCTCCGGAAAGTCAGCCCGTGATTCGCTTAATGTGGTTGGCAGTTCGTAAAAATTCCGCTTTGGCAGCGCAAATGCCGGGCGTGACTCAAGATGTGATTTTAGCGCAAAGCATGGATTCAGCGGAGTTGAATCGTTTTGAACAGCACTTGGCAGAATTGAAGCTGGTGAAGTCCGAATACGTTTTCGTTCCAGTGCATCCGTGGCAGTGGGATCGCTTTATCCAGGTTCAGTTTGCCGGAGAGCTGTCCACGGGCGTGATCAAAGCACTTGGGGTGTTCGGTGATAACTACCAACCTCAGATCTCTATTCGTACACTGTCAAATATCAGCCGCCCGGGGCTTTGGGATATCAAACTTCCGGTGACGATCCTGAACACCTCCAGCATCCGTGGAATTGCAGCAAAGTATATTCCAGTGGGTGTCGAGCTTTCGCAAAAAATGAATGACATTTGCGCTCAGGATCCGGTTCTTAAAAACGTTCAGATTTTAAGTGAAAAAGCCGGCGTCAGCTTTCAGCACCCGGTATTTAAACAGGTGGCTTTGGCCCCTTATCGCTATCACGAATATTTGGGCGCAATCTGGAGAGAATGTGCCGAGTCGAAAGCCGCAGCTGGCGAGACTTCTGTGCTTACTGGTAGCTTTTTTCATAAAGACGCAGAGGGACAGAGTTTACTGGGGGCTTATGTAAAGTCTTCAGGACTGTCTATGGATCAGTGGTTGCGTCAATACTTTGAAGTGGTGGTGGTGCCTTTGTATCACCTGCAGCTGAAGTATGGGATCGGCCTTGTTTCTCATGGCCAAAACATCGTGTTGAAACTGAAAGATCATGCCCCGGTGGGCTTGATTTTAAAGGACTTCCAAGGGGATTTACGCCTGGCTAAGGGCTCTCCCTTGGTTCAAGAGTCCGCTAACCTGGCGGCGCACTTGTTGCAGCTTCCACGCAATTATCTGATTCATGATTTGTTCACGGGACATTTTGTCACCGTTTTAAGGTTTATTTCCGAGGTTTTGAAGGAGTGCGACGGTTTCTCAGAATACGAGTTTTACGGGATTCTGGGGCAAACCCTTCGCGATTATCTTTCATCTAGCGGAAAAAACCTGAATGTGGATGACAGCGTCAACCTTCTGGCGGAAAAAATGCCTCGTGTGCTGGTAAATAGGGTGCGTTTTAAGATCGGTTATGCCGACTCACACGAACGCCCGGTCCCCATGGTCGGAGACGAACTTCTGAATCCATTAGTAACGGGATTAAATAAAGGAGCACTGTAAGATGGAACAAAAACACAATCTTATAGGTATCGGTATCGGCGTATTCAATCTTTCCCTGGCGGCTCTTGCTGATAAAACAGCAGGGGTGAGCAGCGCATTCTTCGATGGGAAGGCATACTTCGACTGGCACTCCGAAATCATGTTCGCAGACTCTGAAATGCAGACGTCCTTTTTGAAGGATCTGGTCATGGGAGCTGATCCGACAAATCCATACAGCTTCATGAACTACCTGGTTTCCAATGGCTTGTATTACTCTTTCATGAACACGAATCGTTCCGTTGTTACACGTCGTGAATTTGAAATGTACTGCCAGTGGGTTAGCGAAAAATTGGCGCACCGTTTGAACTTTGGTTCAAAAATTGACGAAGTCAGCTTCAAAGATGGCCAGTTCGTGGTTCGCTCTGGAGACAATATCGCAAAGGCTGCGAATATTTGTATCGGTACGGGTTTGACTCCGAACGTTCCTGATTTTGCCAAGGACTTTATCGGTCCGAAAGTATTCCATGCAAAATCCCAGCACCTTAAAAATCTGGATGTCACTGGTAAGAACGTGGTCGTTATCGGCGGCGGTCAGACGGGTATCGAGATTTTCCGTAATTGCTTTAAAGGCAAATGGGGCCGTGCTCTGAGCACGCGCATGATCTCCAGCCGTGCTAATCTTGAACCGTTGGACAATTCTCCGTTCGTTAATGAGTATTTCACTCCTAACTACGTGGAAGATTTCTTTGGTTTGGATCAGTCACAGAAAGATCCAATTGTGCGCCATCAGAAGATGGCTTCTGACGGCAACACTCCCGAGTATTTGGAAGCGCTTTACAATGACATCTACCAATTGCGCCACGTACTTCGTGATGAAGCGCTGATCGAGATTCTGCCGTCTCGCTGCATGGATCGTATTGAGGAAGCCGGCAATGGCTACAAACTGACTGTGAGCAGCACTTTCTCAAACAAAACGGAAGTGCTGAATGCAGACATCGTGATTCTAAGCACGGGATTCAGAACTCGTATTCCACAAATTATCGAACCGATTCAAAACATGATCGACTTCGATGAAAACGGACGCTTCATCCTGCAAAAGAATTTTGCAGTGCAATGGAAAGGTCCAAAGGAAAATAAAATCTACGCCATGAACTTCAGCCGTCATGGTCATGGAATTTCTGAACCACAAACCAGCTTGATGGCGTGGAGATCCGCGACCATTCTGAATGATTTGTTGGGTAAGGAACACTACAAGACTTCGAATATGGTTTCTAATTTTGTTAATTATAGAGGGTTATAGGAAGACCCAAGGAAAGAGAGAAATGAGAATTTTCATCGCAGCTTTGTTCACCCTGCAGGCTTGCTTTGCGCAAGCCCAGACTCCGACAGAACAAACCACAACCGAGACGCCAGCCACTGAATCACAACCCTCTGAAACGTACCAACTGCAACAAGTACAGATCCTTGGTAACAAGGAAGAGAAGTCTTACCTTGAGAGTACTGAATCCATCTCTGTCTTAAAAGCAGATGAGTATGACAAGGGTGTCAAAACCGACTCTATCAAGGCCTTGAACGCCCTTCCCAACGTTCAGGTTAACAAAAACGACAACACCTTCAGCTTGCGCGGTATCAATAATATCGGTGTGACGGGTTATCAAAAAGACAACTTGGCTTCCATCATCGTGGATGACGTTTTCCAAACGGACCTTGCAATTTCAGCGGGGGCCTTTGATTTCTGGGACTTGGACCACGTGGAAATCTACCGTGGAGCTCAGAGCACCACTCAGGGTATCAATTCTTTGGCGGGTAGTATTCTTTTGTTCCACCGTAAAGCCGGGGAGCAAACGGAGGGCGCAGCCAAAGCCGGACTTGGTACTTACGGTTCTAAAGAAGTCGGCGCAGTCACTAACAACACCTTCCTGGATAAAAAACTTCTGACTCGTTTCGCGGTGAATGTGGAACGCTATGATGGGTTCATCACGAACGTCACAACAGGCAATGATCGTTGGGGACATCAGGATAAGAACTATTTAACCGGTGATATGATTTATAAGATAAACGCCCATGATGAACTTCGTTGGAATGTGAAGATCATGCAGACCGAAAACGGGGGGACTTATTCTCAGTCCGCAGATCCGTTTAAGTACGAAGTGATCGAAAACGTAGATAGTCGTGCGTTGACCAACAATCAACAATCCAGCCTTCGTTACTCAACCAGGATCAATGAAAACTCCAGCAATGAAACGATCTTGGCCTATTCCCAGGCAGATCAGGATTCGACGGCGGACTCTGACGGCACATCTAATCCCGCATCGGGCATTCGATATGAGAATCACACGGATAGCTATTTGAGTGTGGAAAACCTGTGGAAGTACCAAAGCGATAAAGTTAAGAACGTTTTGGGTGTGCATTATCACGACTACACAATTAATAATGACTATGATTTTACGCTCCTGCCAGCTCCAGGGTATGTTCGTCAGAAAACTGAAAAGTATCAAAAATCATACGCGGTCTTCAATTCCGTGCTGTTCAAGTTTAACGAATCCCATGCAATGAATCTGGGGCTTCGTTATGAGTACATGGTGAACAAGTTTGATTCCTATGTCTTTGCCTTTGGTACGCCTCGAGTCGCCAACGGAAACGAAGAAGGCGGAATTCTACTGCCTAAAATTGCTTATACCATCACTGAAGGATTACACTCTTATGGGGCGTCCTACACTCAAGGATATCGTACCGGTGGTGTCAGTGTGAATCGTTGGACTTCGGCAGTGTCACAGTATGACCCGGAAACAACAGACAATTTCGAGTTAAGTTATAAGTTCGTTCAGGAAAAATCCCGACTCGCGGCCAACATTTTCTATACCCACTGGAAAAATCAGCAGGTGTTGGTGCAATACAGCCCCGGCAATCCCTATGACTCTGCGACTGTGAACGCCGCAAGTTCCGAGATCTATGGTGCCGAGCTGGAAGGTCAGTACAGTATCAATCCAAAGAATGTGATCAGTGCAGGGATTGGTTACAACCATACTCGTTTTATCGACTTCAAAAGTCCGACGGGCGTGGTCTATGACGGCAACCAATTCCCATTTGCAAGTCCGTGGACGGGGAACGTGAATTACACCTTCAAGCCCAACGATGCGTGGACTTGGGACAACACCCTAAGATATTTGGCAGCTGGATATGGCGATGCTGCCAATTCGAATGCCAAAAAAACACCTGAGCAGTGGTACTTGGATACGTCGTTAAGTTACTTGCTGGCACAATGGAACTTGAATACCGAGTTCTACATCCGCAACGTGCTTGATCAAAAGTACGTGATCTTCGACGCCAGCGGCTCAAGCTTTAAGGCTTATCAAGTCAACGCGCCTCGCGAATTTGGTGCCCGCGTGACCTACTTCTGGTAGTTTCAAAATTCAGATCTAAATCAAAAAAAGCTCCGGTGACCCCGGAGCTTTTTTTATTTCTGCGGCAAAGCATATGTGTAGATAGTCCGATAGTCATAGGTATAGCTTCAATCTGAAACGGCCCAATCATTTCCCAGTCTATTCTGGCTTTGTGATTCGTACCGAATTCTCGATTCGATATTTATGCCGATTGTGCTGAGCGCACAACACCTGCAAATTCTGAATATCATTCGTCCCACCAGCCCACACCGGCTGGATATGATCGATTTGCAGCAACCTTCGACTGCCACAGACCTTTCCGCTCGCGGGGTCCTTGAATTGGCAGTGACCCTGTTCTCGAATAAGCATTTTTTTAGGTGCCGAACTCAGTGGCTTACGCGCTGCCGCACCCGCTACGGGTGTGGATGTTGCGAAAGTGAAATTGTCTTGAGG
Protein-coding sequences here:
- a CDS encoding MFS transporter, with the translated sequence MNLALLANLNTITFSALQILLFTLLPYLAEAMHVSLSLVVAVFSAGSFLFLWSSPYWAAKSDIAGRQPILLAGILGLGVSTLMLWSLTQWGEKWGATAVVVILVLSRVIYGLLASAVVPVAQALQVDLSESSSGSAMKAMISNSMSLNIGRSLGPIYVLLSGGQNMDRVLVGFIFWILLLAGINVWALGIKAPQMKTAPAKEQGFQAWGMAFNRMRWVFLLAVLFTSFIGILNSSLAVILKNSFSLSSQDSGLLMAKLLLVSAVIAVATQFMGRMFFKNPWQGALVLGVLTLLVGSVLLLVMNMQSHLWAAIFFLSVGIALVPPCYLTLMTTVDSAHLGLGRKAGLVSAANTIGYAVGGSLAAITLKAQAFSLESLMVFLVLLMMLSIAILYRQRFSAAVET
- a CDS encoding IucA/IucC family protein, producing MNLRELSLRHSASCFFNSLFREWFDYAIQSSPNQIAIETGCKESLTVKLTNGDELYLPLTRNSLMGRHQYSSTFYVHSAGILKATDFLTVAEVLVKHLTAVFPNSTGNDAVFMDRLNNSVENIELALGHRKADLQSIYERPMNFQQAEQGLMIGHNFHPYPKMREGFDEADYRQYSPEMAGQFTLHWFLAKPETVVNEKAQKFQIEQWTLDAFLKDYSSSEVAMAKLKAGYIPFPVHPWQKQHLLKNPVVQNYLKEGSLLDLGAAEKPWFPTTSLRSIYASHSPFMMKFSLTLRLTNSIRHLTAVEVVRGLQVYDVFMTSKAQEFSRKQPQFQVVFEPAFMALKDPSGEILTESIVVCRENPFTESNREEAVVLSTLAQDNPLGGENLIQKSIRKESEKTGRPLSEISEQWFARYLEVAVKPLVLAQANYGILLGAHQQNLILSLKANFPEKAYFRDCQGTGYSHFGFSLYGKDVASLKMENGNILDDKGNILFAYYLMINSTFNVIAAIAADHWVREEDLVRDLRQFLMSIRDTNPQDHSCLNYLLDQAEIWHKGNFTCSLQNMNENTATNPLSIYNLIKNPIAAVAVKA
- a CDS encoding IucA/IucC family protein, whose protein sequence is MNLTANTLHSGSAWVRVNQNLVAKSLQELSYEQVLKAVTLDGQNFVFVLQNGIEYHCQGWQGIWTDIKVQADSIVRVVDGIKMPVKSAGQFFIDCQKETGMDDIILGNFLEEMHNTLFSDLRIEQKQAEQTSAEMTQWTGLKIQSILNGHPKLLLNKGRITWSEGDLAEFAPESQPVIRLMWLAVRKNSALAAQMPGVTQDVILAQSMDSAELNRFEQHLAELKLVKSEYVFVPVHPWQWDRFIQVQFAGELSTGVIKALGVFGDNYQPQISIRTLSNISRPGLWDIKLPVTILNTSSIRGIAAKYIPVGVELSQKMNDICAQDPVLKNVQILSEKAGVSFQHPVFKQVALAPYRYHEYLGAIWRECAESKAAAGETSVLTGSFFHKDAEGQSLLGAYVKSSGLSMDQWLRQYFEVVVVPLYHLQLKYGIGLVSHGQNIVLKLKDHAPVGLILKDFQGDLRLAKGSPLVQESANLAAHLLQLPRNYLIHDLFTGHFVTVLRFISEVLKECDGFSEYEFYGILGQTLRDYLSSSGKNLNVDDSVNLLAEKMPRVLVNRVRFKIGYADSHERPVPMVGDELLNPLVTGLNKGAL
- a CDS encoding PepSY-associated TM helix domain-containing protein, whose product is MVPILANYMALKNTAFRFFYKLHMYVGLFVAVHFIFLSISGSILLFKEEVEGEIHTAAATSASGAPFSYSGLMNEVLKEFPGERPLAVFKDDENENIINVRLGMNDSKMFRGARKLTYDANTGAEINVEASKSSFMDWMLRLHREFFLGSYGKIYVGLIGLLYFFVMLSGFFIYGNFAKKVAFGEVRIKSPRHWFSDLHRYIGMGVFAWGLIIGATGFLLGISSSLIKFYQYQELKQITLQYKDVHGDNDHVHNMSVLDNVIKTAETSLPNSKVDYIAVPDTQFAPPNHFLVVMVGNTPKTERMTQLVVVDAATGLQGEVRELPWYMEITLASEPLHFGNYGGLFLKIVWLGFSIFSLLLPVFGLVIWYKRKKAKPAGAGVTMETRKLSEHALFKSRFAIPVILFAVTSFMIIGAYIFGGMFATVSGVVLLIPLYICAQILIKGRRGRD
- a CDS encoding TonB-dependent receptor; its protein translation is MRIFIAALFTLQACFAQAQTPTEQTTTETPATESQPSETYQLQQVQILGNKEEKSYLESTESISVLKADEYDKGVKTDSIKALNALPNVQVNKNDNTFSLRGINNIGVTGYQKDNLASIIVDDVFQTDLAISAGAFDFWDLDHVEIYRGAQSTTQGINSLAGSILLFHRKAGEQTEGAAKAGLGTYGSKEVGAVTNNTFLDKKLLTRFAVNVERYDGFITNVTTGNDRWGHQDKNYLTGDMIYKINAHDELRWNVKIMQTENGGTYSQSADPFKYEVIENVDSRALTNNQQSSLRYSTRINENSSNETILAYSQADQDSTADSDGTSNPASGIRYENHTDSYLSVENLWKYQSDKVKNVLGVHYHDYTINNDYDFTLLPAPGYVRQKTEKYQKSYAVFNSVLFKFNESHAMNLGLRYEYMVNKFDSYVFAFGTPRVANGNEEGGILLPKIAYTITEGLHSYGASYTQGYRTGGVSVNRWTSAVSQYDPETTDNFELSYKFVQEKSRLAANIFYTHWKNQQVLVQYSPGNPYDSATVNAASSEIYGAELEGQYSINPKNVISAGIGYNHTRFIDFKSPTGVVYDGNQFPFASPWTGNVNYTFKPNDAWTWDNTLRYLAAGYGDAANSNAKKTPEQWYLDTSLSYLLAQWNLNTEFYIRNVLDQKYVIFDASGSSFKAYQVNAPREFGARVTYFW
- a CDS encoding GNAT family N-acetyltransferase — encoded protein: MSKQTYLHVQEGTQYQAEVAGSVLTVTANETVQFHLEEQTDKAQLITRENAASGSVMVAMEHLFGLKPELKSISVNQTTTLRQDFFQNPSLWCAFGKQSVAPEQWMHTGQVYHPVRPQPRPGDLLYSRFVPSIGKTVSFRVVDVERDLQTFHFWHNQPYVAEFWELAKPDFELKEYLEKGLVDLHSIPTFVEFDGVPVGYFEMYWTLEDRLGPYYESEAFDRGFHLLIGNKEYLGFNNTDAILKSASHYLFLEEPRTRKIMAEPRSDNQRIIRYVETFPAWRKVKEFDFPHKRAALLECRREKFFMGNFL
- a CDS encoding lysine N(6)-hydroxylase/L-ornithine N(5)-oxygenase family protein, whose protein sequence is MEQKHNLIGIGIGVFNLSLAALADKTAGVSSAFFDGKAYFDWHSEIMFADSEMQTSFLKDLVMGADPTNPYSFMNYLVSNGLYYSFMNTNRSVVTRREFEMYCQWVSEKLAHRLNFGSKIDEVSFKDGQFVVRSGDNIAKAANICIGTGLTPNVPDFAKDFIGPKVFHAKSQHLKNLDVTGKNVVVIGGGQTGIEIFRNCFKGKWGRALSTRMISSRANLEPLDNSPFVNEYFTPNYVEDFFGLDQSQKDPIVRHQKMASDGNTPEYLEALYNDIYQLRHVLRDEALIEILPSRCMDRIEEAGNGYKLTVSSTFSNKTEVLNADIVILSTGFRTRIPQIIEPIQNMIDFDENGRFILQKNFAVQWKGPKENKIYAMNFSRHGHGISEPQTSLMAWRSATILNDLLGKEHYKTSNMVSNFVNYRGL